The genomic DNA aaaatgagCTATAGTATGTATACAATGGTAGGCTACAAGAACTGAATATATTCTATGtccaaagtgtttgaattttgtGGTGGAAAGGTGGAGAAATGCTGTTGTTTTCGCAAGTCAGCTGCAGCTTGGAGACAACCTTGTGACCAATTCTACAAACTCTCCACTCCCTAGTATGCTACCCTCTTGGAGGAAGCTTGCGGAACCTGGATCACCTCAAAAAGGATTCACACACCACTGTCAAACACAGAAAccgtgagaaaaaaaataggcCAGTTGCTGCACCAATACTCAATTAGCCAAAAACCAGTTTGCTAGCATAGTATGGAAGGCAAAAATGGTGAATTCAAGTGAGATACAGCTGGAATAAAAGGTAGCACACAAAAGGAGCCTAGGAAAGGAACTAGAACAGattataaaagcaagaaaaactcaaaaacaatGAGGAAAATCTGTGCAatgcaaactgtttgataaaaggcaTAAGTGTTTGACAAAATGTCTCtatgaacaacaaatttatGTGTCTCTGAATTGTGCCTTCTAAAACTCGATTGCAGGGATTTGATTGCTTTTTCTGTATGCTTTTAGATGTGGGTGAACATTGGAAATGATTTAGAAGGTAAatcccagcttttgccaatccaattTTTGCACAACCAAAATCTGGTATAGGGACAACTAAGAAGTCGTACTGCAGCAGTGAAAATGACTGACAAATGAGAAACAGCAGTGGTGATTTTGAATGGTAGTGAGGTAAATGGTTCAATGACACTTCAAGCAACTTTATATCATCATAATAGATGTGTCCAAATACTCAAACAGCAAAGAAATGGATTGCAACAGAAATTCACTAGGTCCCTTCCCAAAATCAAGCAAATTTGATGGATGGAATGGTGATTTTGCAAAACAGTTTAATtgtgaccaaatgaacagtagTTACAAGATTGAAATGGTCAAATAAACGTGTGCAACCAGTCACAAAGCACAACAACAGTGCAATATGTGAAATGAGAATGTAAGTTGCTAGTTTCACTCAATATGGAAGGTTGAAAGATGAAATCTCCATAATTGATGAAGATTGACCACAATAACAGTTTGGACAAGTTTAGAAGAATCAAATAAGCTGGTCTAGATGTTCAAACAGCAAAGAAATGCACTAAAACAATATTTGACCCTAGGAGTTGCCATTTATGCAGCAAACAGTGCAAATATGTGACAgatttcaagaaaaattggAATACAAAGCTGGCTGAAGGAAGAAAACAATAAGAAATTAACTAAACAACTAGATCTAGCTCAAGATTATTAATAGCTAGTAGATTCATACATCCTATCACACAACAATGAAAATTCAGCACGGTGCATAGCTGTAAACATTGTAACAGTTTCTGGAAAAATGTGATAACACTGTTTCTTCCAATTTTGAATCAACTGAAATATGATTTTCACAAATCAATGTGTAATATGAGTTGAAACAGTATGACACATGTTTAAGAAATTCAAAGGAACTTGTACCAagcttcaaaaacaaaaactctgGACCAAACAGATTACACAAAATCAGGCCAGAATTGATCTTTGatgcagattttatttttgacagCAGATTTTACTCAACTCAACTATTCCTTTTGAGATTCTGTGATGCTTACAAGTTGGTATCAATTGAAACACAGttgcaatcatcaaacaaacATGCCGAAAGCTTACAATACCAAAATCGGGATGAAAATTAGATTCAAAAAGCAAAACCGAGAGACACAATTGCTGTAGAATTTGGACGCAGAAACAATAAGCAATGGAACAGAGTAATGTAAGCTTCAATGATCAAGCACAATCAACATATAGTTTGCTATTGCTTAACCAAAATCAACAacgaaaagtaaaaaaaattcatagcTGAACAGAAGAAACACGTATGGACAACATAAAACAGCAACAACATGTGCACATGACTGACATAAACGGAAATGAGTATAAGCTGATTTGAacgaaaaaaaattcaagatgcaccgattaaaatgaagaaataattgCTATGGACAGTGAAGATTATCAATAATTCACAAAAACAGAAAAGCAAACCGAGACAGTGACGAAAAAAATTCAACGCAATGATAGGATGAAACAGTACATGACAGGAAAACAGAGGAATTGATACGAgacacttagctcttgaagcgtGATTGGAACAGCtggctcttgatgccaaatgatggaatCATCCTTGCAATTCAGTCACGAAGACTTCCAGAACCAGAGAAAGCAACGGatagatggatgaagatgaggcacggtaagtgtttgatggatgtctcaatgaaggtgtgtagGTGAGTCAATgaatctcaagctccgaaagccttccaaaagggaacgaagctagaggagaatgtgcagaataggcacaaagtgtttgaactctgaaaagaatatttggagaaatctcaacagcatttcattatcaattcaaagttgaatttacaaaggatgaagctctctatttatagatgaaggagaaCTTCTAAGACGTGCTATGCAAGCTATCCTATGCGGTGCCGCTGGGCTGTACAGAATATGTGCAACTGAGCGGTAATAGTGACATCTTCAATTTTAGCTCCTTTGCTTTTCCTTGCTTGGTTACTCCTCCAAGTGTTTGCCAAGCTTGACCTACaaacaatgtaaagtttatttagcaaagagaaagaggtgtttagtaattaatactccataaaagtaaagtagtgagtactccctcttcctcttggattctcttggacatggctcttgttaaaggtcctatgttgattttggatggtcctccatcaacgagtccccgacaatggcgccaaaaacttgttaacactctagcaagtgtaccatatCGTTTCAAGtcatataattggtaaacccaatatcgttcttcccaaagaaatcgaaggccttatctttcgtgcaaattgaaatcgtaagacttgtaaagaaaattaatttatagtttggatgcaaaaataaaaagtaaacatgcaaatgcaattgattcagttgacgagaaaaaaactatggatgaatggagttgttggggtttacaatttcatcttatccactctctcttatctactcctcttatttgattcgctttgttatctaattgtcatgcaaactttcttagtcNacccttaacccgatccctcggcgaaaagagcctattactaattactggcttgctatccctagccttccctagtaattaataatgcatgataaacggaagtaaaaacaattgatcatcctacccccctatccctaggtggtattgcataatcaaggaatttcccaccagttcatgacagtaccgtacgttcccatatcaataaagataaacaacaattatcgaatgagttaaacgataaaagcattaagcgcagatgagaaacccaacaattataatcaaagcatacgacaagcatataaataaataagagtttcaaaaaaagagagtttgaaaagattacattgttccccaacaacaaaagggtttagttcaccattgtcatggtgaaactagatgaaaaatgatggaagaatggaaaatcaaaccctagattggataaaaaggagcctaagcatccaagagatcttctccaaggagtgaaaattaggtctagtCGCCCCCTTCTGTTAAAAGAATACATCTGaagtcgcactagggctatttatagctgagaaGCGTCACAGaatttaggcccaagcccagcagacaactgcCCAGCGTCGTACTTTTGGCGCCCAGCGGTGTTCCCAtcatcgcgccaccgcccggcagtgagttgtaccgcccggcggtttgcctttAGTCGCGAAACCGCCTAGCTGGGCGCTAGACAttggcttctcctcgcatttggccgtcCAGCGTTAGATTTTGGCGTTGGGCCGTTTctaaactctttttttcttcatgtgtcttcttctttcatgagtctaagaccttccatcttcaatctcactcttcattttcatcaaaaacgttgcaaaacaatgcaaaacaagcataatatctctaaaaacagcttttgactctcaaccgactcaacgtacgtgttttgcttgattctaagctcattctaagccttaaagggtgtattttgatctcaaatgaagcatgaaaataactgtttttcaaccattatcaagCATTCTAGCGCTCAAcgcttaatttgaccgctcaacgatTTGCCTCCAAGTCAtcgaccgctcaacggtcacgCCCAAgcgaaaaacagtgaaaaacaagcaaaactggcgctcagcgccaccgctcaacgctggCCGGGCACTCAGCGCTCACTGCAGCAGAAAACagcgctctggtcaactttttaGCATTTtggtcaactagttgacttttctgacTAAgtagttgacttttttggttgacttttttgcattctggttgacttttctacactgcacTCTTTAATAattcaatccttctttcaaatcattcaataaacctacaaaatcaagggaaaccaagcataaaaccaaaaagaccaactttgactctcttattctctaacttaagaaaaatacatgatttcaagctaattctatgCCATAAAGGGTGtcttttaatatcaaaattaagtatgaaaataacagtttttcaaccgttatcacctactcatggttttgatgaaggaACGGTagtcatttttttctttggagGTCTTGGGTCACAAACTAAATTAATGTTAGATGCCTTAGCTTGAGGcaatatcaaatgcaagacccCTGATGAGGCCTATGAATTAATTGAGAACATGGCTGCCAATGATAATGAGATGCATAGTGAGAGAGGAGCTCCTGCCCAACCTAAAGGAGTATTTCAATTACAGCCTTATGATGCCTTGCTTGTGCAAAATGAGATCAtcactcaacaattggagatcCTGACTAAGAAGGTAATGCAACCACAAAAGGAACATCAGAACGTGGCACAGGTTCAACAACAGCTCTGTGAGTTATATGGTGgcgaccatattaatggtcaatgtgcagtTCCCGAGAATCTTAATGAAGAAGTTAATTACATGGGCAACCAAAACCAGTTCCGTcccaataattacaatcaagggTGGAGATCTCACCCAAGtaatgtgttgagattgttgacaacgcaaactctatatcaaactggtttttgaatatgacaacacactgcttaataacagtacatatgttccaggtttacatgttcagctgatatactAAACTAATTCGAACAATACTTttgattgaacatgttttgatttatttgcattgtgtgttcctatgattgattatgtgttatatgtatggaacatgcttgaattgaaatgtgtgataaaatgattttgattacttctgcatatttcgaaagaaaagatcacaagcacttttatgaacttatatttgttgtgacaaagttctagttcagtCCAATACACTgggaatggattcgactatgctaaaatctttgtacagattttatgaacacgtgcttgatgagattttgagttgaaaagaatttcaaaatgctttttcatgtgtcagtcgatagtgtggaacacctattcgactgcgttgctgttatttttggaattatgttatgcctacttgctccaacggctatattttcaagaGTTAGTtagattgactgactgggtcaagtgtcttaaatgtgtatttatttggttgactgaggagcctttgtgttgactgtctgttataactgttttaatacagtcgactgtatcaGTAGGCAATTCGACTGAGAAtaacaggaaaactataaatagaacagaacacgaattgttctgtgacttttttgatctaacattttcattgtcttgtttcagagaaagttctcagtttaggaagctccaagaattctccaagaaggcagtggtgatctttcttgagagagattcagattgaggagtatTTTGCGCAtattgtttgatcaacatctgcacaaagaaggtgttgctgatttgatcttgaaggcttggcatcttgtgaagactgttgtatttgactgaaggcttggcaacctgtgaagtctgctgtgataggcttggcaacctgtaaagtttgttgtgataggcttggcaacctgtgaagcgtgttgtgataggcttcacatcctgtgaagagcgttggttacacgttgaggattgttcgacgggggttcagattgcagaagaagggattcttgctgcaattctagttttgtgtgtgcagctatatttggttttgggttagagaggagatttatatttttgcgtggtgcttctataaattccttgttgtaaaaaccacaaccattatagtgcatttgcttccaagattggaaggacattggatgtaggcattgttggccgaaccagtataaaaaccagtgtttgaaaTTACTTGCATTggattcagtcgactttatttgtttagcagtcaactacgtttttccgctgcactgaaattttcattacttgcatttcaaggaaagatcaaaagctttgaattttcataccaagattgcgaaaagattttgtttttgaactaacaccaattcaccccccccccctcttggtgtaaaatgaagccaacctgtttcctaacataaTGGACAGGGTCAATTTGGGTAAACTGGTGGACAATTCAATAAGCCACCACATCAGCAACAGTAGTGGCAGCAACAACCCCCTTTATCTGACAAAACCACAAGGCTTGAAGAGACTCTCCTACAATTCATGCAGGCAACCTTGTCCACACAGAAAAGCACAGATGCTGTCATCAAAAACTTGGAGATACAGGTTGGCCAACTAGCCCAACAACTAAAAGAGATGCCTTTTAAAGattttggggctaatactgaggttaaccccAAAGAGGAATGTAAGGCTATAGAAATTatggaaaatgagagagaaaaagagagagaagagaaaattgagagaaaaagagaagaaagagaaaaagaaagattgagtgatctagaaaaaaaataagaaaaagagaaaaaaattgagagtgaagaaaataaagaaaaagaattgggGATAGAAATCCCTGTGACAGAGGCCCTACAGCAGATCCtggaatataaataatttttgaagaggctcctcaaaaagaaaaatttaaaagagcAGACAACTGAGAAACAAGGGGATTGCAACATGATCTTGCAGAGGACACTTCCTCCAAAGGTAGAAGACCTAGGAAGTTTTACTATTCCCTGCAACATTGGAAACCTCAAAATTGGGAAAGCCTTAATTGATTTGGGATCCAATATCAATTTAATGCCCTTAACTGTTCTCAAAAAGATTGGTGACTTGGAAGTTAAGCCGACAAGGATGTCTCTCCTCATGGCATATGGATCCCCCAAAAGACCCTATGGTATGGTAGAAGATGTCATGGTGCGAGTCGCGAACTTGATGTTCATGGTGGATTTCGTAATATtagagatggaggaaaatgcaGAAATCCCTATTATTGTTGGAAGGTCGTTCATGAAGATGGCCAAAGTAATCATCAATGTTCATGAAGGAACCATAGCTCTCAAGGACCAAGAAGAGGATCTTCAATGCCTGCAATACCGGGCAGCAAGCCCAAGTAAAGACAACCAGTCCCAAAGCCGCATATAAAGTTGCACCCAAGATTGGCACCAAGACCAATAAATCAAAAAGGAAAGGTAAAAAGTGTTTTCTGTCACAGGTacctaaaaaggaaaaagatagcAAAGGAGCAGATGTTCACCAAAGTCCTCTAAAGAAGTAGGAAGGACTAAGACCAGGCTTGCCTGTACAGTGCAACAAAAGGCTTTGGGTGGTAAAAGAACTCAGAGTCGATGGAGTAATAGAAATTGAATCTCCTACTTCTAGGAGAACCAAGAATGTGAACAAAAAAATGCTAAAGACCAATTGGCATGCTGAAGGAAAGGATGACACCACAATTAAAGATGCAGCCGGTTGATGTGACAtgagcttattgggtcaagctagtgacgttaaagaggcacttactgggaggcaacccaatgctctaaacttttactttttaattttgttttttttttgtttt from Vigna radiata var. radiata cultivar VC1973A unplaced genomic scaffold, Vradiata_ver6 scaffold_167, whole genome shotgun sequence includes the following:
- the LOC106779681 gene encoding uncharacterized protein LOC106779681, which codes for MILQRTLPPKVEDLGSFTIPCNIGNLKIGKALIDLGSNINLMPLTVLKKIGDLEVKPTRMSLLMAYGSPKRPYGMVEDVMVRVANLMFMVDFVILEMEENAEIPIIVGRSFMKMAKVIINVHEGTIALKDQEEDLQCLQYRAASPSKDNQSQSRI